One Deinococcus planocerae DNA segment encodes these proteins:
- a CDS encoding cytochrome P450, with translation MSPTAGPRPLPVLGNLLDFGRDPLGFLERVTREYGCGVKVRVEAERDTYIVTHPEHVEEVLVHTGRTFQKGYQRHPIMRLVLGNGLVTSEGNFWLRQRRLAQPAFHRARIAEYGETMVRFTDRMLWGWQGGQELDLTEAMSRLTMEIIAQTVFDVDLHGDPRAGQVGHAVTTMLDEYGRQMTSAVRALMERLPVRLPVPGEARLHAAVRELDALMLALVAERRAEGADRGDLLSMFLAARDEDGSGMTDAQLRDELITLFLAGHETTANTLAWALFLLSEHPEVEGKLHAELASVLGGHTPGAADFPRLVYTQQVVKEALRLYPPVWWVSREPLADWVCDDVRVPAGSEVGLSPWVMHREAAFYPEPLAFQPERWTPEFEAGLPRYAYFPFGGGPRLCIGNTFALMEAVLVLARLTQRYHLEVLDPGQVVPEPSLTLRPKGELRVRLHRRKETP, from the coding sequence ATGAGCCCTACGGCTGGTCCCCGACCCTTGCCCGTCCTCGGCAACTTGCTCGACTTCGGCCGTGACCCCCTGGGCTTTCTGGAGCGCGTGACCCGCGAGTACGGCTGCGGGGTCAAGGTCCGCGTCGAGGCCGAGCGGGACACCTATATCGTCACCCACCCGGAGCACGTCGAGGAAGTCCTCGTCCACACCGGCCGCACCTTCCAGAAGGGCTACCAGCGCCACCCGATCATGCGGCTGGTGCTGGGCAACGGCCTGGTCACCAGCGAGGGGAACTTCTGGTTGCGCCAGCGCCGCCTCGCCCAGCCCGCTTTCCACCGCGCCCGCATCGCCGAGTACGGCGAGACGATGGTGCGCTTCACCGACCGAATGCTCTGGGGCTGGCAGGGCGGGCAGGAACTGGATCTCACCGAAGCCATGTCACGCCTGACGATGGAGATTATCGCCCAGACGGTGTTCGACGTGGACCTGCACGGCGACCCGCGCGCGGGGCAGGTCGGGCACGCGGTCACCACCATGCTCGACGAGTACGGGCGGCAGATGACGAGCGCCGTGCGCGCCCTGATGGAGCGCCTGCCGGTGAGGCTGCCGGTGCCGGGTGAAGCACGCCTACATGCCGCCGTGCGGGAACTCGACGCCCTGATGCTCGCGCTGGTGGCCGAACGCCGGGCGGAGGGGGCCGACCGCGGCGACCTGCTGTCGATGTTCCTCGCCGCCCGCGACGAGGACGGCTCGGGCATGACGGACGCGCAACTGCGCGACGAACTCATCACGCTGTTCCTGGCGGGCCACGAGACGACCGCGAACACCCTGGCGTGGGCGCTCTTCCTGCTGAGCGAGCACCCCGAGGTCGAAGGGAAGCTGCACGCCGAACTCGCCTCCGTGCTGGGAGGCCACACCCCAGGCGCGGCGGACTTCCCCCGGCTCGTCTACACCCAGCAGGTCGTCAAGGAGGCGCTGCGGCTGTACCCGCCGGTGTGGTGGGTCTCCCGTGAACCCCTGGCGGATTGGGTGTGCGACGACGTGCGGGTCCCGGCAGGGTCGGAGGTGGGCCTCAGCCCGTGGGTGATGCACCGCGAGGCGGCGTTCTACCCGGAGCCGCTGGCGTTCCAGCCCGAGCGCTGGACGCCGGAGTTCGAGGCGGGCCTGCCACGGTACGCCTACTTCCCCTTCGGCGGGGGGCCAAGGCTGTGCATCGGGAACACTTTCGCCCTGATGGAGGCGGTCCTGGTCCTCGCCAGGCTGACCCAGCGCTACCACCTGGAAGTGCTCGACCCGGGCCAGGTCGTGCCTGAACCGTCCCTGACCTTGCGCCCCAAGGGTGAGCTGCGGGTGCGGTTACACCGCAGGAAGGAAACTCCATGA
- a CDS encoding heavy metal translocating P-type ATPase, whose amino-acid sequence MTRSTSTLGTPLRYFVERMDCADCARTVQSALTRLPGVGAPQVNFTTQTLSLTLDEAQMPRERLEQTLRSLGYPPTLEAAPAATPSLPLRYFVNNMDCADCANKVQGVVTRLPGVGEPKVNFTTQTLSLTLDETRTPRAQLEQTLRSIGYPPELQGEANAGTNVAAPVPPRPARAELPWYRTGKGRNVLLTGGLLVLALLFSLVAPGFAFWAYAAATLIGVWPLLLKALASARLGEPFTINTLISVAAIGAVAIGEAAEGSLVVFLFAIGELLEGIAAGRARAGIRALAALAPKTALLLEGTQTREVPVEALQVGQSVRVQPGGRVPADGTITQGDSNLDDSPVTGESVPVHKSVGDTVYAGSINTDGVLTVRVERGASDNTIARIIHLVEEAEASKAPTARFIDRFSRWYTPAAMLVALLVAVLPPLLFGQPWHTWIYKGVALLLIACPCALVLSVPAAVTSGISAGARRGLLIKGGAALETIGSVRTIAFDKTGTLTENKPQVTDVIPLFGDEASVLRLAAAVETGSAHPLAKAIVERARGLNVPAPQAAKAIPGKAVTAVVDGEDLAVGSPRYVQERTGLTPEVQARVEALEEQGKTVVVLLNGHGPLGLIAIRDEPRADAREAVARLGGLGVRSLMLTGDNARTGNAIARDLGLDVEAELLPEDKLGRIAALKASGKVAMVGDGINDAPALAQSDVGIAMGGGTDVALETADAALLRSSVTGVAELVQLSRATMQNIRQNVTFALGLKAIFLVTTLLGITGLWPAILSDTGATVLVTANALRLLRFRPG is encoded by the coding sequence ATGACGAGGTCCACTTCCACTCTAGGCACGCCCCTGCGCTACTTCGTGGAGCGCATGGACTGTGCCGACTGCGCCCGCACGGTGCAGAGCGCCCTGACCCGGCTGCCCGGGGTCGGGGCACCCCAGGTCAACTTCACCACCCAGACGCTGAGCCTCACCCTGGACGAGGCTCAGATGCCTCGCGAGCGCCTGGAACAAACGCTACGCTCCCTGGGCTACCCGCCCACCCTGGAAGCCGCCCCGGCCGCCACCCCCAGCCTGCCCCTGCGCTACTTCGTGAACAACATGGATTGCGCCGACTGCGCCAACAAGGTGCAGGGCGTGGTCACCCGACTGCCGGGGGTCGGCGAGCCGAAGGTCAACTTCACCACCCAGACGCTCAGCCTGACGCTGGACGAGACCCGGACGCCGAGGGCGCAACTTGAACAGACCCTGCGCTCCATCGGGTACCCACCGGAATTGCAGGGCGAGGCCAACGCCGGGACGAACGTGGCCGCACCGGTCCCGCCCCGCCCGGCCCGGGCCGAGCTCCCCTGGTACCGGACAGGGAAGGGCCGGAACGTCCTGCTGACTGGTGGGCTGCTGGTCCTGGCGCTGCTGTTCAGCCTGGTCGCGCCGGGGTTCGCTTTCTGGGCCTACGCCGCCGCCACCCTGATCGGCGTGTGGCCGCTGCTGCTCAAAGCTCTCGCCAGCGCCCGCCTCGGGGAACCCTTCACCATCAACACCCTGATCAGCGTGGCGGCCATCGGCGCGGTCGCCATCGGGGAAGCCGCCGAGGGGTCCCTGGTCGTGTTCCTGTTCGCCATCGGCGAGCTGCTGGAAGGGATCGCGGCCGGACGCGCCCGGGCCGGCATTCGCGCGCTCGCGGCGCTCGCGCCCAAGACGGCCCTGCTGCTGGAAGGGACGCAGACCCGCGAGGTCCCCGTCGAGGCGCTTCAGGTTGGGCAGTCCGTGCGCGTGCAGCCGGGCGGGCGGGTGCCCGCCGACGGGACCATCACCCAGGGCGACTCCAACCTCGACGACTCCCCCGTGACGGGCGAGAGCGTTCCCGTTCACAAGAGCGTGGGGGACACCGTGTACGCCGGAAGCATCAACACCGATGGGGTCCTCACTGTGCGGGTGGAGAGAGGGGCTTCCGACAACACCATCGCGCGGATCATCCACCTGGTCGAGGAGGCGGAGGCCTCCAAGGCGCCCACCGCGCGCTTTATCGACCGCTTTTCCCGCTGGTACACCCCGGCGGCGATGCTCGTGGCCCTGCTGGTCGCCGTCCTCCCGCCGCTGCTGTTCGGTCAGCCCTGGCACACGTGGATCTACAAGGGCGTGGCCCTGCTCCTGATCGCCTGCCCCTGTGCCTTGGTGCTGAGCGTCCCTGCCGCCGTCACCAGCGGAATCTCCGCTGGAGCCCGGCGTGGCCTCCTGATCAAGGGCGGCGCGGCCCTGGAGACCATCGGCAGCGTGCGGACCATCGCCTTTGACAAGACCGGGACGCTGACCGAGAACAAGCCGCAGGTCACCGACGTGATCCCGCTGTTCGGGGACGAGGCGAGCGTGCTGCGCCTCGCCGCCGCGGTGGAGACGGGCTCCGCCCACCCGCTCGCCAAGGCCATCGTGGAGCGCGCACGGGGATTGAACGTGCCAGCCCCCCAGGCGGCCAAGGCCATTCCCGGCAAGGCGGTCACCGCCGTCGTGGACGGCGAGGACCTGGCGGTCGGGTCACCCCGGTACGTGCAGGAGCGCACCGGCCTCACCCCCGAGGTGCAGGCGCGAGTCGAGGCGCTGGAGGAGCAGGGCAAGACGGTCGTGGTGCTGCTGAACGGGCACGGGCCGCTGGGCTTGATTGCCATTCGCGATGAGCCGCGAGCGGACGCGCGGGAGGCGGTGGCCCGGCTGGGAGGTCTTGGCGTCCGTTCCCTCATGCTCACTGGCGACAACGCCCGCACGGGCAACGCCATCGCGCGTGACCTGGGCCTGGACGTGGAAGCGGAGTTGCTGCCCGAGGACAAGCTCGGGCGGATCGCGGCCCTCAAGGCCTCCGGCAAGGTGGCGATGGTCGGGGACGGCATCAACGACGCCCCTGCACTGGCCCAGTCGGACGTGGGCATCGCGATGGGGGGCGGCACCGACGTGGCCCTGGAGACCGCCGACGCCGCCTTGCTGCGCTCCTCGGTCACCGGGGTCGCGGAGCTGGTGCAGCTCTCCCGCGCGACCATGCAGAACATCCGCCAGAACGTCACCTTCGCCCTGGGCCTCAAGGCCATCTTCCTGGTCACCACGCTGCTCGGGATCACCGGCTTGTGGCCCGCCATCCTCTCCGACACCGGCGCCACCGTGCTCGTCACCGCCAATGCCCTGCGCCTGCTGCGCTTCCGGCCCGGCTGA
- the lnt gene encoding apolipoprotein N-acyltransferase yields the protein MALTAVPYGWSTLTPLPLAALLLWACTPTAPRAVAARLFWSLTAFFSIHLLFLPLSFAQLFGVVGALLFPALFVLEGTFYALLGLLVARLTPGFLGRVWGLAFGWVILEWLRHLGPFAFPWGTLGYTLLPTPLIQVADLGGVLLASLLVTSMAAALASLARREARPLALVLPVWGLALAYGLTRPEPSPPTHRALLVQGNLNPLDKVAGTADPLPVYARLSGAAAGTVAVWPETAISDRDLGRLPDQPLLIGVARPAQNRVEAWDGGLVGAYDKRRRVPFAEHFPLRAPLAPLYGWVFRALGVPDLTGLLPGRLDRPLTLGGVVYGAYVCYESVFPEIARGLVRKGAGVLVNVSNDGWFNAGNGVAQHFALGRVRAIETRRYLLRAGNIGVTAVIDPRGRVTQALPIRREGALQARFAVEEGQTWYVRLGDWPVGVLALGLLGLVFARRGVKRTPG from the coding sequence CTGGCGCTGACGGCCGTGCCGTACGGCTGGAGTACCCTCACTCCCTTGCCGCTCGCCGCGCTGCTGCTGTGGGCCTGTACCCCGACCGCTCCGCGTGCGGTCGCCGCCCGGCTGTTCTGGAGCTTGACCGCCTTTTTCAGCATCCACCTGCTGTTCTTACCGCTCAGTTTCGCGCAGCTCTTCGGGGTGGTGGGCGCCCTGCTCTTTCCCGCGCTGTTCGTGCTTGAAGGAACCTTCTACGCGCTGCTTGGGCTGTTGGTGGCCCGGCTCACGCCCGGTTTCCTGGGGCGGGTCTGGGGCCTGGCATTCGGGTGGGTGATCCTGGAGTGGCTGCGGCACCTGGGGCCGTTCGCCTTTCCCTGGGGCACGCTGGGGTACACCCTGCTCCCCACCCCGCTGATCCAGGTGGCCGACCTCGGCGGCGTCCTGCTCGCCAGCCTGCTGGTCACGTCCATGGCGGCGGCGCTCGCCAGCCTGGCCCGGCGGGAGGCCCGGCCACTGGCGCTGGTGCTGCCCGTCTGGGGCCTGGCGCTGGCCTACGGGTTAACGCGGCCCGAGCCCTCGCCGCCCACCCACCGGGCGCTGCTGGTGCAGGGCAACCTCAACCCGCTGGACAAGGTGGCGGGCACGGCTGATCCGCTGCCGGTCTATGCCCGTCTCAGCGGAGCCGCCGCTGGAACAGTCGCCGTCTGGCCGGAAACCGCCATCTCGGACCGCGACCTGGGCCGTCTGCCCGATCAGCCCCTGCTGATCGGCGTCGCCCGCCCGGCTCAGAACCGGGTCGAGGCGTGGGACGGCGGCCTGGTGGGCGCCTACGACAAACGGCGGCGGGTGCCGTTCGCCGAGCATTTCCCGCTGCGTGCCCCCCTGGCGCCGCTGTACGGGTGGGTCTTCCGGGCGCTGGGCGTGCCCGACCTGACCGGTTTGCTGCCGGGTCGCCTCGACCGGCCGCTGACCCTGGGCGGCGTAGTGTACGGGGCGTACGTGTGTTACGAGAGCGTCTTTCCCGAGATCGCCCGTGGCCTCGTGCGGAAAGGCGCGGGGGTGCTGGTGAATGTGTCCAACGACGGCTGGTTCAACGCGGGGAACGGGGTGGCGCAGCACTTCGCGCTGGGGCGGGTGCGGGCCATCGAGACACGCCGGTACCTGCTGCGCGCGGGCAACATCGGCGTGACGGCAGTGATCGACCCCCGCGGCCGGGTGACGCAGGCGCTGCCGATCCGCCGCGAGGGGGCGCTCCAGGCCCGCTTCGCCGTGGAGGAAGGACAGACGTGGTACGTCCGGTTGGGGGACTGGCCGGTGGGGGTGTTGGCCCTAGGCCTCCTGGGGCTCGTGTTTGCCCGGCGGGGGGTGAAGCGGACG